The genome window gcactgtCTGTGCTTTAGAGTCATTATCTCAGTTAGTCTTCGCGCACCTGCTGCCACCATAGAGACGGTAGACTGACGCTCAGACAGGGTGAGGGGCGTGGCCAGAGTTCACGCAGCGAGCACGTGAGACAAAGCCGGGGATCAAATCCAGGTCCGCACCCGAGAGGCCACACTGTCCGTGTGACATGCTGCCTttccagacaagcccagggccgCGGTAGAACAGGAAGCCCGCTGGCGCGGGCCGCCCAGTGCATTGGGCCCCGCAGGGAGGACTCGCCTTCGGGAAGCCTCACGTGGGTCATCCCATCCACCGTCCTGTTCCCCGGTTGCCCGCACCTTTTGTACATCCCACTGCCAGCTCCTTATCGTCAGCTCCCGGGGTCTTGGGTTGTGGCCGGCCGGCACCAAGTGTGGGCGCTGCTGCAGCAGGGGGCTCTGACCCCTTCCTCTGCTAGCTGGGGATCCCGGCTGTCCCCAGCCTGTCCCTGCCTTGGGGAAGGAGCAGTAGAGAcccaggctggggtgggaggcCAGGCCTGACCCCGGCGCCTGTGCTTTGCAGGCAGATCCTGGAGCTGCCCTGGAAGGAGCAGACATTCTCGGTGTTGCAGTCACTCCTGGAGCGACAGGTACGGGGCTCCCTCAGGGAGCAGGGACAAAACAGTGCTGCGGAGCTGTGGACGGGCGTGGGCGCCTGGGCTTCCAGTCCCTTGGTGATCACTGCCCTACAGCAGGGTGCCTGTGGCAGCGGGAGGGTCCCGGGGCATCAGGCTGGCAGCGCAGAGCGGGCTGTGTGGTAaatcccttctctgcctctcactggCTCTGTCCTTGGGCAGGGACTTTCTGTGGTGTGTgcataaatttcattttatttttcaggaggTTATAAATTTATATGTTCACAATTTTGGAAGCTCAAAAAAGAAATAGcctgatagctctgttggttagagcattgttccgctgcacagaggttgccagttcaatcccccgtcagggccacatacaggaatgggttgatgttcctgtctctctctctcgccctctcccttcctctctctaaaatcaataaaataaactttttttagggttgtttttttttttgtatttttcttaagttggaaacggggaggcagtcagacagactcccccatgcgcccaaccgggatccacccggcatgcccaccagggggcgatgctctgcccatctgaggcattgctctgttgcaaccagatccattctagcacctgaggtagaggccacagaaccatcctcagcccccgggccaactttgctccagtggagccttggctgtgggaggagaagagagagacagagaggaaggagagggggaggggtggagaagcagatgggcgcctctcctgtgtgccctggccgggaatcaaacccgggactcctgcacgccaggccgacgctttaccactgagccaaccggccagggctattttttttttaagaaagaaattttctttcctccctccctccctccctccctccctccctccctccctccctcccttccttccatttattttttacagagacagagggggagtcagagagagggatagacagggacagacagacaggaacagagagagatgagaagcatcaatcattagtttttcattgcgtgttgcaacaccttagttgttcattgattgctttctcatatgtgccttgaccgtgggccttcagcagaccgagtaaccccttgctggagccagcaaccttgggttcaagctggtgggattttgctcaaaccagatgagcccgcgctcaagctggcgacctcagggtctcgaacctgggtcctctgcatcccagtccgacgctctatccactgcgccaccacctggtcaggctaggttttatttatttttcagagagacaagagagagagagagagagggcgggaggagcaagaagtatcaactcccatatgtgccttgaccaggcaaaccttgggttttgaaccagcaacctcagcattctaggttcaGGCTTCATTTACCGGGTCATCACAGATCAGgccaaaatgaacattaaaaaaaaggaaagaaagaaaaagtttgcctgactagatggtggcacagtggatagagcattggcccgggacactgaggacccaagttcgaaatcccgaggtcactagcttgagcgtgggatcatagacatgaccccatggtcactggcttgagtccaaggtcattggcttgagcccaaggtcactggcttgagcaaggggtcactggctcagctggagccccctggtcaaggcacatatgagaaagcagtcaactaaggtaccacagctgtgaggtgatgcttctcacctctctcccttcctgtctgtctgtccccccaccctcattaaaaaaaagaaagagcctgacctgttgtggtgcagtggataaagcgtcgacctggaaatgctgaggttgccggttcgaaaccctgggcttgcctggtcaaggcacataggggagttgatgcttccagcttctccccccttctctctctctgtctctctccctctctctcctctaaaaatgaataaataaaattcaaaaaattaaaataaaataaaaagaaagaaagaaatagtgaaAAATGTCCCCCAGTCACCCAGATTCTGCCCCCCTGGGTGAACAGCTGCTAGTTTCAGGGGAACCTCCCAGAGATGCTTTGTATCGACAAAGACACATGTTTAAATGTGCTTTGCTTTTGATATAAGATGGTAACACCAAGCTCGGTGCTCTGTATTTTGCATTATTCACCTAACAGTATTCAGGTAGCAGTGGCAGTTTTCCTGTGTCAGTACCTAACCCTCTGCCTCACTTGTATGTAACTTAGGTGCTGACCTAACCTCTTTGCCTGCTCCTCATTACAGAGGGGAGTGAGGATAGCACCTGCCACTTCAGAATGGGGTGGAGGGTATTGTGtttcttaaaaatctttcttctttttctttaaaaaaaagattctatttattgactttagagacagaaagtgagagagaaagggtagggagaaatgggaagcatcaactcatagtagcttctTGTaagggccttgaccaggcaagcccggggttttgaacaggtgacctcagcgctccaggtcgatgctttatccactgcgccgccacagggcAGCATTAGGTGAGGTTTGAACGGGATAACTGGTGTAAAGGGCTCAGAATGGTGCCTGGTGCACAGAATGTTCGCTAACTGATTGCTATGAAGCGCTGTTGTTCTGCGGGCAGGACCGCTCCTGTGTACCTGCTGCCACCACGCCAGGCTAGGCATCCTAATCTGAGCCTTTGCAGCCCGAGCCACCATTCCCTGAGAGCGCTGTGCCAGGctttctctcatttaatcctttccCCAGTCTTCCAAGTTAGCGTTTATGAGTCCCATTTCCCGGACGTGGAAACGGAGGCTTATCTTGGCTAAGTGATGGCATACGGTCACCCCGTTAAGGAGCGGTGGAGTTGCGAATTGAATGCAGGGCCTTTTCTTGTGCTCCTGTCCCATGTGTGCAGGTGGAGATGACCCCCGAGACGTTCGGCGTGCTGATGGAGAGGCTCTGTAGAGAGGGGCTGGCCGCTGCCACGTCCGTCGCCTATGCCAAGCTCATGCTGACAGTGATGACCAAGTATCAGGCCAGTGTGAGTGTTCACGGGGCCACGAGGGCTGCTCCTGCTGCTCTGAACCGGCCAGGAACCTGTCCATCTGTGTGCCAGGGTGAAAACCCCGAGTGTTAGCGGGGAAACCACAAGTTCACGCCCAGGACTAGGGAATGAGACTCCTTAGAAGTCTGCGCATCCAGCCAACACGGCTGTGGGCCAGATGCTATGTGGGGAGTCAGCAGTAACTGTATCACACTCCCTGTCTTTGACTTGACCCTCTCCCCTAACACTGGGCcagccagaggggagaggggatgaACAGATTATTGTAACATCTGCTAGGAGCCAGGTGACAGGTGTGCACAGGGTTTCCGGTGGCAGAGGAAGAGGGGACAACTAGCCCTTGTTTGTGGTTGTGAATTGGGACAGGGTCCCTGCCTCGTAAAAGGTGAGTGGTAGTTAAGGGCCAAGGTAGAGGAAAGGACGTTCCAGGCAAAGGCAACAGTGACCGTCCAGGGGGCTGCGGTAGCTCACTGTAGCTGGGCCCTAGAAACGTGGGACTCGGTAGGGTGAGAGGGCGGAGAGCTGGAGCACCAAGAGCGGGTACCTGCGTAGCCCCTGCTACCTCTCAGAGCTGAAGCACCAAGAGCGGGTACTCGCGTAGCCCCTGCTACCTCTCGGAGCTGAAGCACCAAGAGCAGGTACCTGCGTAGCCCCTGCTACCTCTCAGAGCTGAAGCACCAAGAGCGGGTACTTGCATAGCCCCTGCTACCTCTCGGAGCTGAAGCACCAAGAGCGGGTACCTGCGTAGCCCCTGCTACCTCTCGGAGCTGAAGCACCAAGAGCGGGTACCTGCGTAGCCCCTGCTACCTCTCGGAGCTGAAGCACCAAGAGCGGGTACCTGCGTAGCCCCTGCTACCTCTCGGAGCTGAAGCACCAAGAGCGGGTACCTGCGTAGCCCCTGCTACCTCTCGGAGCTGAAGCACCAAGAGCGGGTACCTGCGTAGCCCCTGCTACCTCTCGGAGCTGAAGCACCAAGAGCGGGTACCTGCGTAGCCCCTGCTACCTCTCGGAGCTGAAGCACCAAGAGCGGGTACCTGCGTAGCCCCTGCTACCTCTCGGAGCTGAAGCACCAAGAGCGGGTACTCGCGTAGCCCCTGCTACCTCTCGGAGCTGAAGCACCAAGAGCGGGTACCTGCGTAGCCCCTGCTACCTCTCGGGCACTGCACTAAACCTACCTCACATCCGTTCACTGGCTGGTTTCTTACAGGCGTTAGCACCAGGTGACAGTAACTGTATCAGCTCcgtttcatgtatttatttgtattgtaAACATTTCCCCATGTCATTACATTTTCTTATctagctcatttttaaaaattgattttagagagacagagagaggaagggaaggagagagagaatcactcatttgttgttccacttagttgtgcattcactgattgcttcccatacgtgccctgacctgggatcaaacctgtaaccttggcattttCGGGGGCGATGCTCTCGCCAACTGAGCTACTAGCCAGGGCCATtagcttcattttatagataaggaaacagactcagagaggtcAAGGTAACTTGCCTAATGTCACAGTGCCAGGCCATGGTAGCATCTTAGGAAGGGAGGGCCCTGTCGGTTATGGTGAGGAGCTTGGACTTTATCTTGAAGGTCTGGTATTCTTGGCTGTGGTCTCTTTACCCTTTTCTTGGGAGTCACAGGCCCATTTGATGGTTTGGTGAAAGCTATCGCTCCTCCCAGGAAAATGAATACATGAACACATATCAGACAGAAGGCCCCTGGAATCCTCCAGAACCTGGAAGGAGGAACTCCTGTACGAGGCCTCCGGAGCACACCCAGGGCCTTCAGTTGGAGTGGCTTGATCAGATTCGCATTTTATCAATAAACCTCTGACTTCTGTTAGGAGTGGGCCTTAGAGAATGAAGACGCAGGGTGGAGGCCTATCGGGAGGTTGTAGCAACAGGTCAGGAAAGAAACAGCGTGGCCCGGAAGGACCGTGGCAGCTGCAGAGGGGTGACCAGAAGCCGTCTGCTCACCTGTGACGGGGAGGGTTGTGAGGATCGTAGGTTGTCATGCCTGTGAGGTGCTGCCACGTAGGAAGCACTGGGCTGTCAGGGTTACTGACATGGCAGTTAGTACTTGGCCCAGGCCCCCCCGAATCCGAAGACCTCACCTCACCGTGGTGATACAGTGAGGTTCGGTGGCCCGGGAAGTCTTCGCCTCCTTCCATCATCTGTGTGTCCTGGTTCCTCTGCTTTCTGAGCAGAGCCCGTGGtcaggtgggaggggagggaccaGCCGCTAGAGTCCTGGCACGGTTCTTCCTTCTCCCTAGATCACCGAAACCCAGAAGCTAGGCCTGGCCAGCCCGCTGGCGCTCAACACCACTTTCCTGAGGAAGTCCCTGCAGGCCGCCCTGAGACGCCTGGCCCCCTGACCCTCCACCGCGGGGCGCTCTTCTACAGCTCCCTCACCAGCTCCCTGAAGGACACCTCCACCCTCCGCACGGCGCCCGGACCCCTGGGCTGGGGGTAAAGGCTGAGCCTGGCCCTCCCAGGCTCCAACTGCCTCCCTGTTCCAGCTGCAGAGAGGCCATCTTGGATGAGCTGGATTTCCAAGGGCTGCTGACCTCGGCTCTCTCCTTGTCACTTCTGCCTCAGGCTGCGGCGACAGAAACTCTCCTATAAACCCCATAGGGTCCCAGCAGACCCAGCACAGACAAATGGTGCTTCAGGAGCCCTGGGGGACCTGGATGCTCAGTACAGATCTCTTGTTCTCCAGTGTATGTTATGATCCTCTGTTTGTTCTATAATGTATCTGGTATTTAATAAAAAGCGAGAGGCTCAATAATATCTCATTAGAAGCAGTGCCCGCTTTCCTATGAACTCAGGGTATTTGTTGAAAATcaactcaccccccccccccagcactgcATCCTGCTCAGTGAGGGGGCATCTTTTCCCCAGTGAAATGTTTTGTGAGGGGAAGGTGGTCCAGTTCTGGAGTTCCTTCATTCCTGTTCTGTGTGGTCCTGCACCCCAGCCCTATTAGGTGCCTGTGGAGTAGGTGTGGGCAGTGACCActgggggccggggggggggggtgcttgaGGTGGGAGTGAGTCAGTCTGGAGTTGGGGGCTGCTTTTGGGGAGATGCTTGAGTAGGGCTCCAGGGCTCTTGGGGTTACTGTGGGCCGAGAAGAGGGTGGTGCCTGAACAGGAGGGGGCGGACAGGGTGTGCAATACTGTGGGCAtgtctaacttttcttttttaagattttatttattgattttatagagaggagaggagagacgggTGGGGTAGTGAGAAGTATAGTTGCTTAACTTCAGGTGTTCTTGGCTTGCTTgatgcatgtgccttgaccagggtctggAACCcatggcctcagcattccaggtcgaggctctgtccacggtgccaccacaggccaggcctgtttAACATCTTTATGTTCCCACAGCACCTAGCGAGGCGCCTTGTTCATAGGAAACGCTGAACAGGTAGATGCTACTGAAGCAACAGTCGGGTGAACGTTCATTCCAGCCCTTCCCCACTGCAGGCTGTCAGGGGCCAAGAACACAACTGGATGGCCATGTCCCTTCTCACAACTCTGTCGGGAGCGCTGAGCCCCCCATTAGAGCGAGGCGATGAGGATACAGAGGTCAGGAGTAAAGCCTGCTTTTGAGAACCGAGACAGGTGCGAAGGTGGGCAGAGGAAGTCTGGGGACAAACATGCAGGAGTTGCAGCACCCTCTCAAACGGCCATTACAAATGCGGTGCCCAGTATGCGTGACTTTTGAAGCTCGAGCCCTAGCCTCTTCCTTAAGGACCTGGCAGCTGCTGACGCGAAAGCGGAACGTCTCAGTGTGCCGCCTGGCGTCCCAGACTGCGGCATCTCTAGCGGTGCCACGTGCGGCTGCGCCCTCCAGCGGCCGCGGACGGCGGCGCTCCCGGGGATAGAGCGACCGACCACGCTCTGGAGGGAAGCGACCGGGCATCTCTCGCGAGAACAAGATCCCCTATTTGAGCGCCTGCGCGAGATCGTTGAATCTCTTTTCCGGTTTTTGCGGCGCGAGGAACCATGAGGTGACGGTTAGGGTGCTATCCGTACTCATCCACACTTCCAGATCTCCCCATGGGGAAGGAGGCCTCACTGACGGAGTCGGGGTGGCCTTGTCCTTGCTTCGCTGCGGGCCCCGCAATTCAAGTTCATGAGCCAAGCCCGGCCGCCAGGAGGGCCCCTCTTCCCCGGGGCCTGCGCCTGGTCCTGGGGCTCAGATCCTCCTACCTAGTGTCCAGAACCCCCAGTGGCTAGATCGGAGGCTCCTGCGACGCCGGGGGTGTTGGTCCGGGTCCTGAACGCTCGTCTCTCTTGTCTCCCGCAGCAGCAAAGTCTCCCGCGACACCCTGTACGAGGCGGTACGGGAGGTCCTGCACGGGAACCAGCGCAAGCGCCGGAAGTAAGCGCGGTCCTCCGCGGGGGGCGGGTGGGGGCCGGCGGGCGGCCGGCTCACGTGTGGTCCGCCCCTCCCCCAGGTTTTTGGAGACCGTGGAGCTGCAGATCAGCCTGAAGAACTATGACCCTCAGAAGGACAAACGCTTCTCGGGCACCGTCAGGTTGGCACCGTTCTGCCCCCACCCAGCCCTCAGTGCCCCCGCGGCCCCCGCCCGCCCGCGAGGCTCCTGTTGAGCCCGGGTGGGCGGGCACGCGCGGCACTGATGCGCCCGGGTAGTTCAGACCCCCTGCTCTCGGGGCAGGCGCGGCTGGACGGACCCCTACCCTGGGTCTTAAAACAAGAGGGGAGGCGTGGTGAGGCCTGGGCCGAGCCCGCCGGCTAGTTTGAGAAGCCAGACTAGCTGTTGGTGAACGTGGACGCTCTGGGTAAGGCTCGGTGGCTGCAGCGGTCCCAGACCCTGTCCTTGGGACCTGGGTCTGGGCCTGACCTGACCTGTCCCCAAACGCAGGCTAAAGTCCACTCCCCGCCCCAAGTTCTCCGTGTGTGTTCTGGGGGACCAGCAGCACTGCGATGAGGCCAAGGCCGTGGACATCCCCCACATGGACATCGAGGCGCTGAAGAAACTCAACAAGAATAAGAAACTGGTCAAGAAGCTGGGTGAGTGTGGGGAGAGGGTGGGCCGGCAGTTCTCCGGGGAGGGATCCAGACGAGGTACCAGTACCATTTATTTAAAGGCATTTTAAATGATACGGAGGGTAGAATTGTGACCCAAAGGATCTGTAGTGGTTGGTTAACTTGAATTAGgaaagttctttatgtatttgctTTGAGGATCGAATTTTATAAGGGAACGGGCTGGGCGGTGGTTCATTCTGAACAGGTGAGGTCCCGTTAAGTGGGTTGTCAGGTGCTGTTGTGCTGAACAGGAATTTCTACTACAagatccaatttcattttttttaaatctctgtggCCTAAGCGTTTTACAGTTAGGAAAGGGTGCCCCAGTTTCATGAAGCGAGAAACTGGGAAGGCAGGGGTACGCAGAGTGCGTTTCCCATTGCAGCACGGATTGTGGTCAGCCTGGGCTTCTGGTACTGGGGTTTGTGTGAGTGTTGGACCAGTAAAGGTCGGAGGGTGGAGCTGATTAGTACTGGAGTGAGGCGAGGATAAAAAAGACTTAGTACCTGGAGAAGGAATAGATTGCACGGGTGTGGTGGGCTCACAGCCCTGTTTAGACAGTGGCCTTGCAGGGTCCTAAGCGTCCCATGGCTTGCTCTCTCTATCAGCCAAGAAGTATGATGCCTTTTTGGCCTCGGAGTCTCTGATCAAGCAGATCCCGAGAATCCTGGGCCCAGGCCTGAATAAGGCTGGCAAGTTCCCCTCCTTGTTGACTCACAATGAGAACATGGTGGCCAAAGTCGATGAAGTGAAATCCACCATCAAGTTCCAGATGAAGAAGGTGAGGAGGGACGTGGGGCTGGTGTCTGGGTTGCGGCAGGGCCTGACGTGGGCCCACATTCTCCACGGGGGAATCCGGGTGTCCGTGTCTGCGGATACTTTGGATAAGTGATAGTCCCTGGGCGCAGTGGAAGCTTTTCCGGGAGCTCCCGTCTTCCTGGTGTGGAGCCAGAGTACTGCTCGTTAGGTTcctgagagggacaggcaggccaTCGGCTGTGTAGCTGTCCCACGCTTCCCGTATTTTCTTCCCTCCAGCCACCGACCTGCTCTGACCTTTGTCCCCCCATAGGTGCTGTGTCTGGCTGTGGCTGTTGGCCATGTGAAGATGACAGATGATGAGCTCGTGTACAACATCCACTTGGCCGTTAATTTCCTGGTGTCACTGCTCAAAAAGAACTGGCAGAACGTCCGGGCTCTGTACATCAAGAGCACCATGGGCAAGCCCCAGCGCCTGTACTAGGGTGCAGCCTAATAAACCAGAGTGCTACCGTGTCCGCCCTCTGCctgtggctggggagggaggtgcGGGTAGGCTGGTGCTGGGTGCCACAGCACAGCAAGGGGTCGTCTTACCCATCCTGTAAACCAGGGAGGGAAGGCCGACTTACTGTCAGCAAAACTGTCCTTACTCCCATCACTTGAATGTTTATAACCTGTGACGGCACAACACTAACCAGTACTGAGCTCCGGCCCTGAGagggcaggtcagggccaggactcCAGCCTGGGTGCTCGCTCCTGCAGCACAGGAGTCCACGGGCTGCTCTGACGTTGACGCGGCCCTTGGCAGCAGGCTTATATGGCCCGATGGGTGCCTGGCCCCAAGTAGGATATACTGTGTGATCAGGGTAGCATTTTACCCTGTGATGTTTGGGGAAGCACAAGATGACCTTTTTTAGGGGAACAAATGGATAGGATGGGGCTCTGGAGACTTCCAGGCTCTGCTCCTTCCTGACCTGGGGGACTTGGCTGCTGTTCCTGCCTTGAGTGCTGGACCCTGGAAAAGGGGCTTGGCCAACGGGGATTTATACCTGTGATTTAACCTTTGACCTGAACCTGCTTTATTAACCTTGCTAAATGAACCAGTCTACCTCGCCAGTCTGTGTGACAGatggacagacgggaagggagagggatgagaagtaaTCATTTATTGCGGCTCCTtggttcattgctttctcatgtgccttgggGGTGGGGCATGGGACCTGCAGCAGAGCTAgcgagcccttgctcaagtcagcgaccttggagtcCTGTCtattcaaaccggtgaccttagggttttgaaccagggtcctctgcaccccagtctgatgctctactgggccactgcctggttaggccctcTCACCAGTTCTAATAGAGCTGCCCCTCCAAACAAGCTTCACCTGGCCCTGAACGAGATGCATACAAGGTTCTCAATAAAGAGCTTGAGCAGTTTTAGTTCTTTAGTTTGCAGGTGAAATAGCTACACTAATGGGGTGAGCCTAACTTGTTCTTAGGTTATTACAGTATTAGGAGTAATAAAGTAGGCTTGTTAGACGATGTTCCCTTTACTTAAGGAGGGACAAAGCTGGCTGTAAAGTTAGGACCTGATTTTATTGAAGTGTTTATGTATAGTAAAGATTATTGGGAGTTTACATAACATTTGTCCATGTTTAACTTAGGAGTTGGGATTTTTATTTGGGGATTTCTAAAGTTCTATAATCTGtaaccaaggggaaaaaaaagggcaATACTTAGAACGGCAAGAAAATTTGATTGGCTGTGGAGCGAAATACAAAAGTAATTTACAAGTGTGAATGTACTTTATGCCTTCTCTGGCACAAAGCTGTTTGCAGGGCACTGAGCAGTTAAAGAGAAAATAGAGCCACGAGGTAAAGGCTTGAAACACCCGTCGTGAGCGATGTCACACTGAAGCCAAGGGTCTTAGAGACCTCATGACCTCAGATGCATACTCAACTTTGTGGGTGCAACACCAGGCATGTGGCTACCTGTAGGCTGAAGGTCCTCCCACTGCCAGTTGGAATCCCAGCTCACTGGGGAGCCATGTAAGCCTGTTGAGCCAAGGGTATTAGGGTCTCTAAAACTGGTTGTCTGAAAGTTCAggtgggcctggctggttggttcagtggatagagcactggctcaGCATgcggacatcccgggttcaatccccagtcggaacacgtggggcagctgtgttaggcttgctcactggtttacctgATTGGTACATGAGCCACATTGTATGGTCCACGTGAGGCAATGGgcgcttgtgctcagggggattgcggatggtgggttgcctgcccgccactgtgaggggccattttgctgtttgtttgcctgagaagcggtttcccctgcctgtgggcTTGCCCACCGTTGGGAGACttgattaaacagaatggcccaacactttccagttcccgagttcctctaccgtctgcctgaatccagtgtgaacctgcttggccttgGCCACTAGTGTCACAGcctacatgagaagcaaccatctccttctcttcctctccctctcctccttctctccctctttctctctctcagccagtgactcaattgttCCGAGTGTCGGCCTCAGGTGTGGAGGGTAtcccactggtctgagtgtctgccCCAGAtgaaggttgccaggtggatccatttGGGGAGCACCTAGGAGTTTGTCTCATTATCtccgctcctctcacttaaaaggaaaaaagtgcaGGTAATGATGGTACTTACCTGAAAAACAGGAGTACCAACATAAAATCATCACGTGTTTTGCATTGCTAGGCACATAGCACTCAATTACACAACAGTGATAAGATggtaattttggcctgaccaggtggtggcgcagtgaatagagcgtcgacctgggacactgaggacccaggttcaaaatcctgctggcttgagcacaggatcacagacatgaccctatggttgctggcttgagcccaaaggtcactggcttgaagcccaaggtcgctggcttgaagcccaaggtcgctggcttgagtccaaggttgctggcttgagcaaggggtcaccggctcagctggaaccccctggtcaaggcacacacgagaaaacAATGAACTAGAGTGCTGCAAGAAAGGTaatgctctcatctctccgtctctcagttaaaaaaaaaaaagtaatttcataTAACCACATCCATAAATGTACTGGATGGACCTGGTACACAAATGTCAGACTGAGTGGAGGCGTCCCAAGGACACCTCAGCAATGTGCTGATGAATGGGGAGACAAACTCCATCACCCCTCCTGTCTGAAATGAGTCGAGGAGTAAAATCCTTAAAAAGTAGTTTTGGAAACTAAGGCAAAGGAAATGGGTATGTTTCAGAAATGCTTGGAAACTTGAGTCTTCCTGCATTATGAATCTGAACCTGAATCTAATGAAACCTACTCCACTTTACAAATCTGAGCCTTCTGTATTAGGGAAAAGAGTCTCTACAAACCAGCTCGATCTGAAACCCTGACGGCTTTCAGCTGGGCTCTGGGGTGTCTGATCAAACGCGTGGCTCCCTCAGGAGACTGACCGCACGTCAATCAAGAGAAAAGGTCGGCAGCGGAATGGTTCTCCCAAAGGGAGAACACGTGTGGGGCGGGCTGATTCTACTGTAAAGGAGGCTTGAACTATTTTCATCAAATCCCAGCCTCCAGAGCTCGGTGTGCAGCTGAGTTAGAAGTCGGGGTGCAGGTTTCTGGGGAGCCCGTTTTCCAGCAGTTGTGCTGCAGGGAAGTCAAGAGCCCTCAGGAACCCCCAGGACACTCTCGGGAGTTGACTGTGGAATTGACAACATGATggcacccctccctcttccccggGAAACAGCGGCAGGAAAGACAGAACTTTGGGCTACAGCTTTGTTGGCCCTTCTG of Saccopteryx bilineata isolate mSacBil1 chromosome 1, mSacBil1_pri_phased_curated, whole genome shotgun sequence contains these proteins:
- the RPL10A gene encoding large ribosomal subunit protein uL1, whose amino-acid sequence is MSSKVSRDTLYEAVREVLHGNQRKRRKFLETVELQISLKNYDPQKDKRFSGTVRLKSTPRPKFSVCVLGDQQHCDEAKAVDIPHMDIEALKKLNKNKKLVKKLAKKYDAFLASESLIKQIPRILGPGLNKAGKFPSLLTHNENMVAKVDEVKSTIKFQMKKVLCLAVAVGHVKMTDDELVYNIHLAVNFLVSLLKKNWQNVRALYIKSTMGKPQRLY